The proteins below are encoded in one region of Flavobacterium sp. IMCC34852:
- a CDS encoding YitT family protein yields MNSFWQKIIINTILKKPRKKSGKERTYTKYELAKGYREFIILAKRNSKDFVLITLGIFSASFGFKGFLLTNHFIDGGATGISLLISILTKIPLSILIIGVNIPFIILGYRVMGKAFAVKTALAITGLSICLATVTFPNVTNDNLLVAVFGGFFLGAGIGLSVRGGAVIDGTEVLAIFLSRKFGTTIGDIIVIINIIIFSAAAYFLGIEVALYSMITYLAASKTLDFIIEGIDEYIGVTIISSKNNEIRQMIIEVMGRGVTVYSGKRGYGKRGETKEIDIIYTVITRLELNKLNTEIEKIEPDAFVVMNSVKDTKGGMIKKRPLKH; encoded by the coding sequence ATGAATTCATTTTGGCAAAAAATCATCATCAATACTATTCTCAAAAAACCAAGAAAAAAATCCGGGAAAGAAAGAACATATACCAAATACGAACTCGCCAAAGGCTATCGAGAATTTATCATTTTGGCCAAGCGCAACAGTAAAGATTTCGTTTTAATCACACTTGGTATTTTTTCTGCTTCTTTTGGTTTTAAAGGATTTCTTTTGACGAATCACTTTATTGACGGCGGTGCAACAGGCATTTCGTTGTTAATTTCTATTTTGACTAAAATTCCGCTTTCCATTTTGATTATCGGGGTTAATATTCCTTTTATCATTTTGGGTTACAGGGTTATGGGTAAAGCCTTTGCTGTTAAAACGGCATTAGCCATCACCGGACTTTCCATTTGCTTGGCAACAGTCACTTTTCCGAATGTGACCAATGACAATTTGCTGGTGGCTGTTTTTGGTGGATTTTTTCTCGGCGCCGGTATAGGACTATCCGTTCGCGGCGGTGCTGTGATTGACGGAACCGAAGTTTTAGCCATTTTCCTCAGCAGAAAATTTGGCACCACCATTGGAGACATCATCGTAATTATTAATATTATCATTTTCTCTGCAGCTGCCTATTTCCTCGGAATTGAAGTAGCACTTTACTCTATGATAACCTATTTGGCCGCTTCTAAAACGCTCGATTTTATCATTGAAGGTATCGACGAATACATTGGCGTTACCATAATTTCTTCTAAAAACAATGAAATCAGACAAATGATTATTGAGGTCATGGGCCGAGGAGTAACCGTTTACAGCGGAAAACGTGGCTATGGCAAACGTGGCGAAACCAAAGAAATTGATATTATTTATACCGTGATCACCCGTTTAGAGCTCAACAAACTCAATACTGAAATAGAGAAAATAGAACCAGACGCTTTTGTGGTTATGAACAGCGTAAAAGACACCAAAGGCGGCATGATTAAAAAAAGACCTTTAAAACATTGA
- the yaaA gene encoding peroxide stress protein YaaA, giving the protein MKIVISPAKSLNFEKEVPTLICTEPQFLKQAETIQKTLKKKKPKQLSALMDISEKLAELNWQRNQEWHTPFTPENARQAVYAFDGDVYTGLDVYSLPEDKLAVLQDKVRILSGLYGLLKPLDLMQAYRLEMGTAMPIGKNKNLYEFWKKTITKGLNSELQKGELFVNLASNEYFSAVDAKTLKVPVITPEFKDYKDGKLKMISFFAKKARGMMVRYILDTNAETIDDLKGFNYEGYAFDSNLSKGSTLVFTR; this is encoded by the coding sequence ATGAAAATCGTTATATCACCCGCCAAATCACTGAATTTTGAAAAAGAGGTACCAACCCTTATTTGCACCGAACCTCAGTTTTTAAAACAAGCCGAAACCATTCAAAAAACATTAAAAAAGAAAAAGCCCAAACAACTTTCGGCTCTAATGGATATTTCGGAGAAATTGGCGGAACTCAATTGGCAACGCAATCAAGAATGGCATACGCCGTTTACCCCTGAAAATGCCAGACAAGCGGTTTATGCTTTTGATGGCGATGTTTATACCGGTTTGGATGTTTATAGTTTGCCCGAAGACAAATTAGCCGTTTTGCAGGACAAAGTCCGAATTTTATCAGGATTGTACGGCTTGCTCAAACCGTTGGATTTAATGCAGGCGTATCGATTAGAAATGGGAACTGCAATGCCTATTGGTAAAAACAAAAACCTTTATGAGTTCTGGAAAAAGACTATTACTAAAGGATTGAACAGCGAATTGCAAAAAGGAGAACTGTTTGTCAACTTGGCCAGTAATGAATATTTCAGCGCCGTAGATGCCAAGACTTTAAAAGTACCGGTCATCACGCCTGAATTCAAAGATTACAAAGATGGCAAACTCAAGATGATTAGTTTCTTTGCCAAAAAGGCGAGAGGTATGATGGTGCGCTACATCTTAGATACCAACGCCGAAACCATTGACGATTTAAAAGGATTCAACTATGAAGGTTACGCCTTTGACTCTAATCTGAGCAAAGGAAGTACATTGGTTTTTACCAGATAG
- the trpA gene encoding tryptophan synthase subunit alpha, translating into MNRIQHKLSDNKKILSIYFTAGFPMLNDTKSLIENLAQNKVDMIEIGLPFSDPLADGPTIQESSTQALKNGMTSAILFDQLKGIRNTVDIPLIIMGYFNPMLQFGIENFLQKCQETGIDGLIIPDLPLEIYLSEYKERFENYGIAMIFLITPQTSEERIRLIDANSNAFIYMVSSTSVTGSRDSFDENQLTYFERIAAMNLKNPQIIGFGISNKTTFEQAVKHQKGAIIGSSFIQFISKNGSDNVQSFIQSIL; encoded by the coding sequence ATGAATCGAATCCAACATAAATTATCTGACAATAAAAAAATACTATCTATTTATTTTACAGCTGGTTTTCCTATGTTAAATGACACTAAAAGTTTAATAGAAAATTTGGCTCAAAATAAGGTTGATATGATAGAAATCGGATTGCCGTTTAGCGATCCTTTAGCTGATGGACCGACCATTCAAGAGAGTTCAACCCAAGCACTAAAAAACGGCATGACCTCTGCAATTCTTTTTGACCAATTAAAAGGCATTCGAAACACGGTTGATATTCCGTTAATCATCATGGGCTATTTTAATCCGATGCTGCAATTTGGAATCGAAAACTTTTTGCAGAAATGCCAAGAAACCGGCATTGACGGCTTGATTATCCCTGATTTACCGCTTGAAATCTACCTTTCCGAATACAAAGAACGCTTTGAAAACTATGGTATTGCAATGATTTTCTTAATTACACCACAAACCTCAGAAGAAAGAATCCGATTGATTGACGCTAATTCGAATGCTTTTATCTACATGGTCAGTAGCACCAGCGTAACCGGAAGCCGAGATAGTTTTGACGAAAATCAGCTAACGTATTTTGAAAGAATTGCGGCTATGAATTTGAAAAATCCACAAATAATCGGGTTCGGAATTAGCAATAAAACCACTTTTGAGCAAGCCGTGAAACACCAAAAAGGCGCCATTATTGGCAGTAGTTTTATCCAATTTATTTCGAAAAACGGATCAGACAATGTCCAAAGTTTTATCCAAAGTATACTTTAA
- the trpB gene encoding tryptophan synthase subunit beta gives MNSKYNVNEKGFYGDFGGAFIPEMLYPNVEKLRQQYLSITAEQSFQDEFKALLKDYVGRPTPLYYAKRLSEQFNAKIYLKREDLCHTGAHKINNTIGQILLAKRLGKTRIIAETGAGQHGVATATVCALMGLQCIVYMGEVDIERQAPNVARMKMLGAEVRPATSGSKTLKDATNEAIRDWISNPEDTFYIIGSVVGPHPYPDMVARFQSVISEEIKSQLLEKENRENPDYVIACVGGGSNAAGAFYHFLDEENVKLIAVEAAGKGIDSGESAATSVLGKIGIIHGSKTLLMQTNDGQITEPYSISAGLDYPGVGPMHANLYQTQRAEFIAITDDDAMQSGIELAQTEGIIPAIETAHAFAVLKHKKFEPNDIVIINLSGRGDKDLNTYINYFKL, from the coding sequence ATGAACTCAAAATACAATGTCAACGAAAAAGGCTTCTATGGCGACTTTGGTGGTGCTTTCATCCCTGAAATGCTTTATCCAAACGTAGAGAAATTGCGCCAACAGTATTTATCCATCACAGCGGAACAAAGTTTTCAAGACGAATTTAAAGCGCTTTTAAAGGATTATGTCGGGCGACCGACGCCGTTGTACTATGCAAAACGACTTTCGGAGCAATTCAATGCTAAAATCTATCTTAAACGCGAAGACTTGTGTCATACAGGCGCGCACAAAATCAACAACACCATTGGGCAAATCCTTTTAGCCAAGCGATTGGGCAAAACCAGAATCATCGCCGAAACCGGTGCAGGTCAGCATGGCGTAGCGACCGCAACCGTTTGTGCCTTAATGGGTTTGCAGTGTATCGTGTATATGGGTGAAGTGGATATCGAACGCCAAGCGCCCAATGTCGCGCGTATGAAAATGCTCGGTGCCGAAGTTCGTCCGGCAACTTCAGGCTCAAAAACCTTGAAAGACGCTACCAATGAAGCCATTCGCGACTGGATCAGTAATCCAGAAGATACGTTTTACATCATCGGCTCTGTGGTTGGGCCGCATCCTTATCCCGATATGGTGGCGCGGTTTCAAAGTGTGATTTCGGAAGAGATTAAAAGTCAGTTACTCGAAAAAGAAAACCGTGAAAATCCCGACTACGTGATTGCTTGTGTTGGCGGCGGAAGCAATGCTGCCGGTGCTTTCTATCATTTTTTGGACGAAGAAAATGTAAAACTAATTGCAGTTGAAGCCGCCGGAAAAGGAATCGATTCGGGCGAAAGCGCAGCGACTTCTGTTTTGGGAAAAATTGGTATTATCCACGGAAGCAAGACACTTTTGATGCAAACGAATGACGGGCAAATCACCGAACCTTATTCAATATCAGCAGGATTGGATTATCCCGGTGTTGGTCCGATGCACGCCAATTTGTACCAAACCCAACGAGCCGAGTTTATCGCCATCACTGATGATGATGCCATGCAATCCGGCATCGAATTGGCGCAAACCGAAGGCATCATTCCGGCCATAGAAACTGCTCATGCTTTTGCGGTTTTGAAGCACAAAAAGTTCGAGCCAAACGACATTGTTATCATCAATTTATCCGGTCGAGGCGACAAAGATTTGAATACATATATTAACTATTTTAAGCTGTAA
- a CDS encoding phosphoribosylanthranilate isomerase, producing the protein METKIKICGMKFPENIVEIAAFQPDYLGFIFYEKSPRNFDNKIPELDKSIQKVGVFVDASFEEIEKKVNQYKLDLVQLHGDESPGFCSKIETNLVKVIKSFSIDNQFNFKDLEKYKSNCSYYLFDTKGANYGGNGTSFDWQLLAQYNLDKPYFLSGGIGTESITELKEFLKKDYAKNCTAIDLNSQFETEPGLKKPGTLKLFLQNLKE; encoded by the coding sequence ATGGAAACCAAAATCAAAATATGCGGTATGAAGTTTCCTGAAAACATTGTCGAAATAGCGGCTTTTCAACCTGATTATTTGGGTTTCATTTTCTATGAAAAATCGCCTAGAAACTTTGACAATAAGATTCCCGAGTTGGATAAATCGATTCAGAAAGTTGGTGTGTTTGTCGATGCTTCATTTGAAGAGATTGAAAAAAAAGTAAATCAATATAAGCTGGATTTGGTGCAATTGCACGGTGATGAAAGTCCGGGATTCTGTTCAAAAATCGAAACTAATTTAGTTAAAGTAATCAAATCGTTTTCAATTGATAACCAATTTAATTTTAAAGATTTAGAAAAATACAAAAGTAATTGCTCCTATTACTTATTCGACACCAAAGGAGCAAATTATGGCGGCAACGGCACCTCTTTCGATTGGCAACTTTTAGCACAATACAATTTAGACAAACCCTACTTTCTAAGCGGAGGAATCGGAACTGAAAGCATTACAGAATTAAAAGAGTTTCTCAAAAAAGATTATGCCAAAAATTGCACAGCCATTGACCTCAACAGCCAATTCGAAACTGAACCCGGATTAAAAAAACCTGGAACCCTAAAATTATTTCTCCAAAACTTAAAAGAATAA
- the trpC gene encoding indole-3-glycerol phosphate synthase TrpC, with the protein MNILNQIIASKKQEVALKKSIITINQLENSDLFNTKTHSLSKSIINSPFGIIAEHKRRSPSKATINHSLAVEEVVKGYENAGASGISVLTDSQYFGGSLDDLLLAKASLNTPLLRKEFIIDEYQILEAKANGADAILLIAAVLTRAEIKTLSEFAHSIALEVLLEVHNLEELEKSIMPSLDIIGMNNRNLKTFEVSLQNSIDLVTQIPNDFVKISESGLSKPEDVKLLKSQGFQGFLIGENFMKTDNPGAALEQFINQLKV; encoded by the coding sequence ATGAATATATTAAATCAAATCATTGCTAGTAAAAAACAAGAAGTGGCTTTGAAAAAAAGCATCATTACTATAAACCAATTGGAAAACAGCGATTTATTTAACACCAAAACCCATTCGTTAAGTAAATCTATCATCAACTCACCTTTCGGAATTATTGCCGAACACAAACGCCGTTCGCCTTCAAAAGCGACCATAAATCACAGTTTAGCTGTAGAAGAAGTCGTAAAAGGTTATGAAAATGCAGGTGCGAGCGGGATTTCGGTTTTGACGGACAGTCAGTATTTTGGCGGTTCCTTAGACGATTTACTTTTGGCGAAAGCTTCCCTAAACACGCCATTATTGCGCAAAGAATTCATCATTGATGAGTATCAAATTTTGGAAGCCAAAGCCAACGGTGCCGATGCTATCTTGCTGATTGCCGCGGTTTTGACAAGAGCCGAAATCAAAACCCTTTCAGAATTCGCCCATTCGATTGCTTTGGAAGTGTTATTGGAAGTTCACAATCTCGAAGAATTAGAAAAAAGCATCATGCCAAGCCTTGATATCATTGGCATGAACAATAGAAATCTCAAGACCTTTGAAGTGAGTTTGCAGAATAGTATTGATTTGGTGACCCAAATCCCGAATGACTTTGTCAAGATATCCGAAAGTGGCTTAAGTAAACCCGAAGATGTCAAATTGCTAAAAAGTCAAGGATTTCAAGGGTTTCTAATCGGAGAAAACTTTATGAAAACGGATAATCCCGGAGCAGCATTGGAACAATTCATCAATCAACTGAAAGTATAA
- the trpD gene encoding anthranilate phosphoribosyltransferase produces the protein MKTILNRLINHETLTKEEAKTVLVNISLGQYNPSQIASFLTVYMMRNITIEELSGFREALLELCIPIDFSAYNTIDLCGTGGDGKDTFNISTLASFVTAGAGIHVAKHGNYGVSSISGSSNVMETLGVKFSNDKDFLTKCLEEANIAILHAPLFHPAMKNVGPIRKELGVKTFFNMLGPMVNPSFPKNQLVGVFSLELARMYAYLYQNTTVNYSILHALDGYDEISLTAEAKIITKSSESMVNANDFNLSKLAFEDIKGGTTIEESANIFMKIISGNGTEAQQNVVCANAAMAIATVENSSVLVAFAKAKESLQSGKALKKLQKLQQISQAS, from the coding sequence ATGAAAACTATTTTAAACCGATTAATCAATCACGAAACCCTAACCAAAGAAGAAGCCAAAACCGTTTTGGTCAACATCTCTTTAGGGCAATACAATCCGAGTCAAATTGCGTCATTCCTAACAGTTTATATGATGCGAAACATTACCATCGAAGAGCTTTCCGGCTTTCGAGAAGCGCTTTTGGAACTTTGCATACCAATAGATTTTTCTGCCTATAACACCATCGATTTATGCGGAACCGGCGGCGATGGCAAAGACACGTTCAATATTTCCACCTTAGCTTCTTTTGTCACAGCCGGTGCGGGAATTCATGTTGCCAAACACGGTAATTACGGAGTTTCGTCTATTTCGGGTTCGAGTAATGTGATGGAAACTTTAGGGGTGAAATTCAGCAACGACAAAGATTTTTTAACCAAATGCCTTGAAGAAGCTAACATTGCCATCCTTCACGCACCGTTATTCCATCCTGCCATGAAAAATGTTGGACCGATTCGAAAAGAATTGGGCGTAAAAACCTTCTTCAACATGCTCGGACCCATGGTAAATCCATCGTTTCCCAAGAACCAATTGGTAGGTGTTTTTAGTTTAGAATTGGCGCGTATGTATGCGTATTTGTACCAAAACACCACGGTTAACTATTCGATTCTTCATGCTTTAGACGGTTATGATGAAATTTCGCTAACCGCTGAGGCAAAAATCATTACCAAATCTTCGGAAAGTATGGTGAATGCCAATGATTTCAACTTATCCAAATTAGCTTTTGAAGACATCAAAGGCGGAACAACTATCGAAGAATCAGCGAATATTTTTATGAAAATCATTTCCGGAAACGGTACTGAAGCGCAGCAAAATGTGGTTTGTGCCAATGCCGCGATGGCGATAGCAACCGTTGAAAACAGTAGCGTTTTAGTTGCTTTTGCGAAAGCCAAAGAAAGTTTACAATCGGGAAAAGCCTTAAAGAAATTGCAAAAACTCCAACAAATCAGTCAAGCGTCATGA
- a CDS encoding anthranilate synthase component II: MMKIAVIDNYDSFTYNLVHYLEDLDGKVTVFRNDELELEELESFDKILLSPGPGIPDEAGLLKLIIAKYAATKSILGVCLGQQAIGEVFGGSLTNLDKVYHGVATKVNQTVSDESLFNDLPAEFEVGRYHSWVVNPDDFPETLEITSTDENGEIMSLRHKTFDVKGVQFHPESVLTPHGKTILKNWLNA; the protein is encoded by the coding sequence ATCATGAAGATAGCCGTTATCGACAACTACGACAGTTTCACCTATAATCTCGTTCATTATCTCGAAGATTTGGACGGAAAGGTGACTGTTTTTCGCAATGACGAATTGGAATTAGAAGAACTTGAATCTTTCGACAAAATCCTTCTGTCGCCTGGTCCGGGAATTCCGGACGAAGCCGGTTTGTTGAAATTGATCATTGCCAAATATGCCGCAACCAAAAGCATTTTGGGTGTTTGTTTAGGCCAACAAGCCATCGGAGAAGTTTTTGGCGGAAGCCTGACCAATCTTGATAAAGTTTATCACGGCGTGGCTACTAAAGTAAATCAAACGGTTTCTGACGAATCTCTTTTCAATGATTTGCCTGCCGAATTTGAAGTCGGGCGCTACCATTCTTGGGTAGTCAATCCCGATGATTTCCCCGAAACTTTAGAAATCACTTCTACCGATGAAAACGGCGAAATCATGTCACTCCGACACAAAACCTTCGACGTCAAAGGCGTCCAATTCCATCCCGAAAGCGTGCTCACGCCTCACGGAAAAACCATTTTAAAAAACTGGCTTAACGCTTAG
- a CDS encoding anthranilate synthase component I family protein, producing the protein MKTYQLHTNFKQILADTITPVSVYLKIRDKFPNSILLESSDYHTADNSFSYICCNPIASIKLENNCIVKTFPDGTSETIVISIDTNVPKAIETFASQFQPEKNHFKFINNGLFGYISYDAVQYFEKIEIVKKANDLAIPELFYAVYQNIIAINHFKNEAYIFCHSIDNTNNIKEIEQLLQTKTFASYSFTKEGEAISNLTDEAFKANVTLAKKHCHRGDVFQLVLSRRFSQAFKGDEFNVYRALRNINPSPYLFFFDYGNFKIFGSSPEAQLVINNNHAEIHPIAGTFKRTGNDEQDADLAKKLSEDAKEISEHVMLVDLARNDLSRNCTEVKVEKYKEVQFFSHVIHLVSKVTGKLSGSAMQLVANTFPAGTLSGAPKHKAMQLIESIENTNRTFYGGAIGFMDFEGNFNHAIMIRTFLSKNHQLHYQAGAGIVESSSEENEMQEVYNKLRALNNALELAETI; encoded by the coding sequence ATGAAAACCTATCAACTCCATACCAACTTCAAACAAATCCTGGCCGATACCATAACGCCGGTGAGTGTTTATTTGAAAATCAGAGACAAATTCCCCAACAGCATTTTGCTCGAAAGCAGCGACTATCACACGGCTGACAACAGTTTTTCGTATATCTGCTGCAATCCTATCGCTTCCATCAAATTGGAAAACAATTGCATTGTAAAGACTTTTCCCGATGGAACTTCAGAAACAATAGTTATTTCAATTGATACGAATGTGCCCAAAGCAATCGAAACATTCGCGTCGCAATTCCAACCCGAAAAAAACCATTTCAAATTCATCAATAATGGTTTGTTTGGTTATATCAGTTACGATGCCGTACAATATTTCGAAAAAATTGAGATTGTCAAAAAAGCAAATGATTTAGCGATTCCCGAATTGTTCTATGCCGTTTACCAAAATATCATTGCCATCAATCATTTCAAAAACGAAGCCTATATTTTTTGCCACAGTATCGACAATACCAATAATATCAAGGAAATAGAGCAATTATTGCAAACCAAAACCTTCGCCAGTTATAGTTTTACCAAAGAAGGCGAAGCCATTTCCAACTTAACCGACGAAGCATTTAAAGCCAATGTGACTTTAGCCAAAAAACACTGCCACCGCGGCGATGTGTTCCAATTAGTGTTGTCCCGAAGATTTTCGCAAGCGTTTAAAGGCGATGAGTTCAATGTTTATCGTGCTTTGCGCAACATCAATCCTTCGCCCTATTTGTTCTTTTTTGACTACGGGAATTTCAAAATTTTTGGGTCTTCGCCCGAAGCGCAACTCGTTATTAATAACAACCACGCCGAAATCCATCCAATCGCCGGAACTTTTAAAAGAACCGGGAACGACGAGCAAGATGCCGATTTGGCCAAAAAACTATCCGAAGACGCCAAAGAAATAAGCGAACATGTCATGTTGGTCGATTTAGCTCGAAATGATTTAAGCCGGAATTGTACCGAAGTCAAAGTCGAGAAATACAAAGAAGTCCAGTTCTTTTCACACGTGATTCACCTCGTTTCAAAAGTAACCGGAAAGTTAAGCGGAAGTGCGATGCAGTTGGTAGCGAATACGTTTCCTGCCGGCACTTTAAGCGGTGCTCCAAAACACAAAGCGATGCAATTGATAGAAAGTATTGAGAATACGAACCGAACGTTTTACGGCGGCGCGATTGGCTTTATGGACTTTGAAGGCAACTTTAATCACGCCATTATGATTCGGACATTTTTATCCAAAAACCACCAACTGCATTACCAAGCCGGCGCCGGAATTGTAGAGAGTTCGAGCGAAGAAAACGAAATGCAGGAAGTATACAACAAACTAAGAGCATTGAATAATGCTTTGGAATTAGCAGAAACCATTTAA
- a CDS encoding YceI family protein, translating into MKNLKTIAIALFVALGTTVANAQTKKIDASKSTINWVGKKVTGEHSGTVNFKDGALVFKGKKVSGGSFTVDMTSLTATDLSGEWKEKLDGHLKADDFFGTDKFKTATLKFTKIADKGNGVYGVTADLTIKGITNPVSFDLTVKGNTATTNFKVDRTKYGIKYNSKSFFESIGDKAIYDDFELAVKLQF; encoded by the coding sequence ATGAAAAATTTAAAAACAATCGCAATTGCCTTATTCGTTGCCTTAGGAACAACAGTAGCTAACGCTCAAACTAAAAAAATTGATGCTTCAAAAAGCACCATCAACTGGGTTGGTAAAAAAGTAACCGGAGAACACAGCGGAACTGTAAACTTTAAAGACGGGGCTTTGGTTTTCAAAGGAAAAAAAGTAAGCGGTGGTAGCTTTACTGTTGATATGACATCATTAACCGCTACCGATTTATCTGGAGAATGGAAAGAAAAACTAGACGGTCACTTAAAAGCTGATGACTTCTTTGGTACTGACAAATTTAAAACCGCTACTTTAAAATTCACTAAAATTGCCGATAAAGGAAATGGTGTTTATGGTGTTACCGCAGATTTAACCATCAAAGGAATTACCAATCCTGTATCTTTTGACTTGACTGTAAAAGGAAACACTGCCACTACTAATTTCAAAGTAGACAGAACCAAATATGGTATCAAATACAACTCTAAAAGCTTCTTCGAAAGTATCGGAGACAAAGCCATCTATGACGATTTCGAATTGGCTGTAAAATTACAGTTCTAA
- a CDS encoding NAD(P)H-dependent oxidoreductase encodes MSNFIKNANWRYATKKFDATKKVSEEDLNTLKEAVRLSASSYGLQPYKVIFVENPEVRAQLQPVAWGQSQITEASHLLVFANITDFGDAQIDAHINNIAVTRGLPADALQGYGDFMKSKILSLPVENRNVWTSKQTYIALTNLLNAAAELGIDVTPMEGFEADKFNEILGLEALGLNASLVATIGYRHAEDATQNYAKVRKSNEELFINL; translated from the coding sequence ATGAGTAACTTTATAAAAAATGCCAACTGGCGTTACGCCACTAAAAAATTTGATGCTACTAAAAAAGTGTCTGAAGAAGATTTAAATACCCTAAAAGAAGCCGTTCGCTTAAGCGCTTCTTCTTACGGACTGCAACCCTACAAAGTAATTTTTGTAGAAAATCCGGAAGTAAGAGCACAATTGCAACCTGTAGCTTGGGGACAATCTCAAATTACCGAAGCTTCGCACTTACTGGTATTTGCCAACATTACCGATTTTGGCGATGCTCAAATTGACGCACACATCAATAATATTGCTGTTACAAGAGGTTTACCCGCCGATGCTTTACAAGGCTACGGTGATTTTATGAAATCTAAAATTTTATCTCTCCCTGTAGAAAACAGAAACGTGTGGACTTCCAAACAAACCTACATCGCTTTGACAAATTTGTTGAATGCCGCAGCTGAATTAGGTATCGATGTTACTCCCATGGAAGGCTTTGAAGCAGATAAATTCAATGAAATTTTGGGATTAGAAGCTTTAGGATTAAACGCTTCACTGGTAGCAACCATTGGTTACCGTCATGCAGAAGATGCCACTCAAAACTACGCTAAAGTGCGTAAATCAAACGAAGAATTATTTATCAATTTATAA
- a CDS encoding MarR family winged helix-turn-helix transcriptional regulator translates to MKIEEIIKSTVAMDDAKKVILNIMYTQNVISEKFNEILKPYDLSGEQYNVLRILRGQKGNPANMCVIQERMIAKNSNTTRLIDKLLLKDFVTREVCPDNRRKIEVSITQKGLAVLTELDPKVNEHEQIFAANLNQTELEQLNTLLEKYRKIN, encoded by the coding sequence ATGAAAATCGAAGAGATCATAAAATCGACAGTAGCCATGGATGACGCCAAGAAAGTTATCCTGAACATTATGTATACCCAAAATGTAATTAGCGAAAAGTTTAACGAAATTTTGAAACCTTATGATTTATCAGGAGAACAATACAATGTGCTGAGAATTTTACGCGGACAAAAAGGCAATCCGGCCAATATGTGTGTTATTCAAGAACGGATGATTGCGAAAAACAGTAACACTACCCGATTGATAGACAAACTATTGCTAAAAGATTTTGTGACACGAGAAGTTTGCCCGGACAACCGTAGAAAAATTGAAGTTTCAATTACCCAAAAAGGCCTGGCTGTTTTGACAGAATTAGACCCTAAAGTAAATGAACATGAGCAAATTTTTGCTGCCAATTTGAACCAAACAGAATTAGAACAACTAAATACATTATTAGAAAAATACAGAAAAATAAATTAA
- a CDS encoding rhodanese-like domain-containing protein, producing MDLSQQDWKAQLDRDQNAVILDVRTADECSEGFIPKAINIDIYKGQGFIYALDELDKSKNYYVYCKAGARSAQACQIMTQMGFENTYNLEGGFMNWKGDVAFSTEG from the coding sequence ATGGATTTATCACAACAAGACTGGAAGGCGCAATTAGACAGAGATCAGAACGCTGTAATTTTAGACGTGAGAACGGCTGATGAATGCAGTGAAGGTTTTATTCCCAAGGCCATAAATATTGATATTTATAAAGGACAAGGTTTTATTTATGCTTTGGACGAATTGGACAAAAGTAAAAACTACTATGTGTACTGTAAAGCCGGAGCCCGAAGTGCACAAGCTTGTCAGATTATGACCCAAATGGGTTTTGAAAACACTTATAATCTTGAAGGTGGTTTTATGAATTGGAAAGGAGATGTCGCTTTTTCAACGGAAGGTTAA